The genome window GTCCTGCAGTGCTGCCAGGCCATGAACCGGCAAGGCCGGATCACCAGATAAACCGGCACCCAGCCGCTCAGACAACTGGCCAAGGGTAAACACCGGGGCAGTCATGTCAGCCCTGCTTGTTCATGATCTCGATAACCTTGCGCGTAATGTCATATTGCGGTTTGACATCAACCACGGCACTACGCTCAAGTACCAGATCATAGGAACCGGCCTTCAATACCTGTTCTACGGCCTTGTCCAGCTTGGGCTTGAGATTTTTCAGCATCTCACGATCGGCAATCGCCTTGGCTTCATTGAGCTCTTTCGACTGGAACTGGAAATCACGCGCCTTCTGCTTGAATTCAAGCTCCAGCTTCTCGCGATCAGCCTGCGCCATCTTCTCGCCGGA of Pseudomonas pohangensis contains these proteins:
- a CDS encoding OmpH family outer membrane protein, with translation MRKLTQLVLFCVALVAMPAFAEMKIAVLNYQMALLESNVAKKYSVDAEKKFGPQLNRLKKLETDAKSIQDKLVKSGEKMAQADREKLELEFKQKARDFQFQSKELNEAKAIADREMLKNLKPKLDKAVEQVLKAGSYDLVLERSAVVDVKPQYDITRKVIEIMNKQG